A DNA window from Scylla paramamosain isolate STU-SP2022 chromosome 10, ASM3559412v1, whole genome shotgun sequence contains the following coding sequences:
- the LOC135104498 gene encoding myosin heavy chain, muscle-like isoform X1, with protein sequence MPGHIVKSTGPDPDPTEFLYVSLEQKRTDQTKPYDAKKSCWVPDEKDGFVEGEIQGTKGDLVTVMARGETKNWKKDNVQQVNPPKFEKCEDMSNLTYLNDASVLYNLKSRYVNKLIYTYSGLFCIAVNPYKRYPIYTNRVVKIYQGKRRNEVPPHIFAISDGAYTNMLQVGENQSMLITGESGAGKTENTKKVLSYFANVGATISSKKKETEKKQNLEDQIIQTNPILEAFGNAKTVRNDNSSRFGKFIRIHFQPSGKLAGGDIEVYLLEKARVISQQPAERSYHIFYQLMSDQVKWIKPTCYLSNDIYDYHYVSQGKVTVPSIDDKEEMQFTDEAFDILGFSKEEKAYVYQTTSAVMNFGELKFKQRGREEQAEPDGTEKGEIVGKLLGTDGIDLYNCLCKPKIKVGAEFVTQGRNVEQVLYSVGALSKGLFDRMFKWLVKKCNITLETALKRHSFIGVLDIAGFEIFDYNGFEQICINFCNEKLQQFFNHHMFVLEQEEYKREGIEWTFVDFGMDLQACIELFEKPLGLLSILEEESMFPKATDKSFEEKLKANHLGKSAVFIKPKPPKPGQKEAHFAIVHYAGTVPYNLTGWLEKNKDPLNDTVVDLIKKASNRLIVEIFSDHPGQSGGPDQGKGGRGQKSGAFKTVSSAYREQLANLMKTLNATHPHFIRCIVPNETKSPGVCDAALIMHQLTCNGVLEGIRICRKGFPNRLYYPDFRHRYMILASKPMTQAGGDKPATKVCLEIINLDTEKYRIGHTKVFFRAGVLGSLEELRDDRVGMILSWLQAWIRGYVSRIAFKKLQEQRIALIVVQRNVRKFMKLRNWSWYRVWQKVKPLLNVTRVEDEIRALEEKATKALEELEKESKLRKEYEAANMILLEEKNNLLLSLESSKGSMSEFLEKQAKLQGQKAELEAQLNETCNRLQQEEEARNQLFQGKRKIEQEVNSLKKDIEDLELTIQKAEQDKATKDHQIRNLNDEIAHQDELINKVNKEKKHLQESNQKTGEDLQGIEDKCNHLSKVKVKLEQTLDELEDSLEREKKFRSDIEKTKRKVEGDLKLTQESIADMERSHKELEQTIQRKDKELASLSNKLEEEQNALAKVHRQIKDQQSRIEELETEVEHERQARAKAEKNKSKLGRELEELGDRLDEAGGATAAQIELNKKREGELAKLRRDLEEANIQHEAAMASLKRKNNETVAEMSEQIDHLSKMKARIEKDKESLKREADEAKAAMDTLAREKAAGDKVNKQIMLQMNEVQAKLDEANRTLHDFDAAKKKLAVENADLLRQLEEAESQIGHLSKVKLSLTNQLDDSRKLADEECRERATILGKFRNLEHDIDGLREQLDEESEAKVDVLRQLSKANADSQMWRAKYESEGVARSEELETARMKLAARLEEAEQQIEQLNVKNLHLEKTKQHITTELEELQIQTERAQTLASTAEKKQKNFERIISEWKMKVDDLAAELDASQKECRNYSTELFRVKAAYEENLEQLDGVRRENKNLADEIKDLMDQIGEGGRSLHEIQKNAKRVEIEKEELQAALEEAEAALEQEENKVLRSQLELSQVRQEIDRRIQEKEEEFENTRKCHQHALDSMQASLEAEAKAKAEALRLKKKLESDINELEIALDHSNKANADMQRHLKKIQAEMKDMQVRLEEEQRLASELREQLGISERRTNALNGELDESRSLLEQSDRGRRQAESDLADANERISQLTSQNGSLTIAKRKLENEMHTLQAEMDEMLNETKNSEEKAKKAMVDAARLADELRAEQEHAQNQEKMRKGLESSVKDMQVRLEEVESNAMKSSKKALSKLEARIHELESQLDDEARRHSDAQKNLRKCERRIKELTFQADEDKKNHERMQDLVDKLQQKIKTYKRQIEEAEEIAALNLAKFRKAQQELEEYAEQA encoded by the exons ATGCCTGGCCACATCGTCAAGTCCACCGGCCCAGACCCCGACCCCACCGAGTTCCTCTACGTCTCTCTGGAGCAGAAGCGCACTGACCAGACCAAGCCCTATGACGCTAAGAAGTCTTGCTGGGTCCCTGATGAGAAGGATGGTTTCGTCGAGGGTGAGATTCAGGGCACCAAGGGAGACCTGGTGACTGTCATGGCTAGGGGTGAGACTAAAAACTGGAAGAAGGATAACGTACAGCAGGTCAACCCACCTAAATTCGAGAAATGCGAGGACATGTCCAACCTGACCTACCTGAACGATGCCTCCGTCCTGTACAATCTGAAGTCTCGCTACGTCAACAAGCTCATCTACACCTACTCCGGACTCTTCTGTATCGCTGTCAACCCGTACAAGCGCTACCCCATCTACACCAACCGTGTGGTCAAGATCTACCAAGGAAAGAGGCGTAATGAGGTGCCGCCTCACATCTTCGCCATCTCTGACGGCGCCTACACGAACATGTTGCAAG TTGGAGAAAACCAGTCTATGTTGATCAC CGGTGAGTCCGGCGCCGGCAAGACTGAGAACACCAAGAAGGTACTCTCCTACTTCGCCAACGTCGGCGCCACCATCTCAtccaagaagaaggaaacagagaagaagCAG AACTTGGAGGACCAGATCATCCAGACTAACCCCATCCTGGAGGCCTTCGGTAACGCCAAGACAGTCCGTAACGACAACTCCTCCCGCTTC GGTAAGTTCATCCGCATCCACTTCCAACCGAGCGGCAAACTTGCTGGCGGTGACATTGAGGTCTACTTGCTGGAAAAGGCTCGTGTCATCTCCCAGCAGCCAGCCGAGCGATCTTACCACATCTTCTACCAACTCATGTCCGACCAAGTAAAATGGATCAAAC CAACATGCTATCTCAGCAACGACATCTACGACTACCATTACGTGTCTCAGGGCAAGGTCACCGTGCCCTCCATCGACgacaaggaggaaatgcagTTCACAGAT GAAGCCTTCGACATCCTGGGATTTTCAAAAGAAGAGAAGGCCTACGTGTACCAGACCACTTCTGCTGTCATGAACTTTGGCGAGCTGAAGTTCAAGCAGAGGGGGCGCGAGGAGCAGGCAGAACCCGACGGCACGGAG AAAGGAGAAATTGTGGGCAAGCTATTGGGTACGGACGGCATTGACCTTTACAACTGTCTGTGTAAGCCAAAGATCAAAGTGGGTGCTGAATTTGTGACGCAAGGCCGCAATGTGGAGCAGGTGCTGTACTCCGTAGGCGCCCTCTCCAAGGGTTTGTTCGACCGTATGTTCAAGTGGCTGGTGAAGAAGTGCAACATCACACTCGAGACGGCCCTCAAGCGTCACTCCTTCATCGGCGTGCTGGACATTGCTGGCTTCGAGATATTCGAT TACAACGGCTTTGAGCAGATCTGCATCAACTTCTGTAACGAAAAGCTGCAGCAGTTCTTCAACCACCACATGTTCGTGCTGGAGCAGGAAGAGTACAAGAGGGAAGGCATCGAATGGACTTTCGTGGACTTTGGCATGGACTTGCAGGCCTGCATTGAACTGTTCGAAAAG CCTCTAGGTCTGCTGTCCATCCTAGAGGAGGAGTCCATGTTTCCCAAGGCCACAGACAAGTCCTTCGAGGAGAAGCTCAAAGCCAACCACCTCGGCAAGTCTGCAGTGTTCATCAAGCCCAAGCCTCCCAAGCCAGGACAGAAGGAGGCCCACTTCGCCATCGTGCACTACGCCGGCACCGTGCCTTACAacctgactggctggctggagaAGAACAAGGATCCCCTCAACGACACAGTGGTGGATCTCATCAAGAAGGCTTCTAACAGGCTGATTGTGGAAATCTTCTCCGACCATCCTGGACAATCCGGCGGGCCAGACCAGGGCAAAG GTGGTCGTGGTCAGAAGTCCGGTGCCTTCAAGACTGTCTCCTCTGCCTATAGG GAGCAGCTCGCCAATCTGATGAAGACCTTGAACGCCACTCACCCTCACTTCATCCGCTGCATTGTGCCCAACGAGACTAAGTCCCCAG GTGTGTGTGACGCAGCCCTCATCATGCACCAGTTGACCTGCAATGGTGTACTTGAAGGCATCCGTATCTGTCGCAAGGGTTTCCCCAACCGCCTCTACTATCCTGACTTCAGGCACCG GTACATGATCCTCGCCTCCAAGCCCATGACACAGGCCGGAGGGGATAAGCCAGCCACTAAGGTGTGTCTGGAGATCATCAACCTGGACACGGAGAAGTACCGAATCGGGCACACCAAG GTGTTCTTCCGTGCTGGCGTGCTGGGCAGCCTGGAGGAGCTGCGTGACGACCGTGTGGGCATGATCCTGTCTTGGCTCCAGGCTTGGATTCGAGGCTACGTGTCCCGCATTGCGTTCAAGAAGCTGCAAGAGCAACGCATCGCTCTCATTGTAGTGCAGCGGAACGTCAGGAAGTTCATGAAGCTCCGCAACTGGTCTTGGTATCGCGTCTGGCAGAAAGTTAAGCCTCTTCTTAATGTCACCAGAGTCGAGGACGAGATCCGAGCACTCGAGGAAAAGGCTACCAAGGCTCTTGAAGAACTTGAGAAAGAGAGTAAGCTTCGCAAAGAATACGAAGCCGCTAACATGATTTTactagaagaaaagaacaacttgCTTTTATCTCTGGAGTCTTCGAAGGGGAGCATGTCGGAGTTCCTGGAGAAGCAGGCGAAATTGCAGGGTCAAAAGGCTGAACTCGAAGCTCAGCTGAAT GAAACCTGCAACCGACTgcagcaagaagaggaagctcGTAATCAACTCTTCCAAGGCAAGAGGAAGATCGAGCAAGAGGTCAACAGCCTTAAAAAAGACATAGAAGACTTGGAACTGACCATCCAGAAGGCTGAGCAGGATAAGGCCACAAAGGATCACCAGATACGTAATCTGAATGATGAAATCGCGCACCAAGACGAACTTATCAACAAGgttaataaggaaaagaaacatttacaGGAAAGCAATCAAAAGACCGGTGAGGATCTGCAAGGGATCGAAGACAAGTGTAATCACTTGAGTAAGGTGAAGGTAAAGCTGGAGCAGACCCTGGACGAGCTGGAGGATTCCCTGGAGCGAGAAAAGAAGTTCCGTTCTgatatagaaaagacaaaacggAAAGTGGAGGGTGACTTAAAATTAACCCAAGAGTCCATTGCTGACATGGAGCGCAGCCATAAGGAATTGGAACAAACAATTCAGCGTAAAGACAAGGAGTTGGCCTCCTTGTCCAATAAActggaagaagaacaaaatgcaCTGGCTAAGGTTCATAGGCAGATCAAGGATCAGCAATCTCGTATTGAGGAGCTCGAAACAGAGGTTGAACACGAGCGGCAAGCCAGAGCGAAGGCCgagaaaaacaagagcaagTTAGGCCGAGAACTGGAAGAGCTGGGAGATCGCTTGGATGAGGCCGGAGGAGCCACTGCCGCCCAGATCGAGCTcaacaagaagagagagggtgagctGGCCAAGCTTCGCCGTGATCTCGAGGAAGCCAATATTCAGCACGAAGCAGCAATGGCCAGCCTCAAAAGAAAGAACAACGAGACCGTGGCGGAAATGTCGGAGCAGATCGATCATTTGAGCAAGATGAAGGCCAG AATTGAAAAGGACAAGGAGTCCCTGAAGCGCGAGGCGGACGAAGCCAAGGCGGCAATGGACACTCTGGCTCGGGAAAAG gCTGCAGGAGACAAAGTGAACAAGCAAATTATGCTTCAAATGAATGAAGTCCAGGCGAAGCTGGATGAGGCAAACAGAACTTTACACGACTTCGACGCCGCCAAGAAGAAGCTGGCGGTGGAAAATGCTGACCTCCTTAGGCAgctggaggaggcagagagCCAGATCGGCCACCTGTCCAAAGTGAAACTGTCTCTCACCAACCAGTTGGATGACTCCCGCAAATTGGCGGACGAGGAGTGCAGG GAAAGAGCAACAATCCTTGGAAAGTTCCGCAACCTTGAGCACGACATTGACGGTCTGAGGGAGCAACTGGATGAAGAAAGCGAGGCCAAGGTTGATGTGCTGCGACAATTATCAAAAGCTAACGCCGATTCTCAGATGTGGCGCGCCAAGTACGAGAGTGAGGGCGTGGCCCGCTCCGAAGAGCTCGAGACCGCACGCATGAAACTCGCTGCCCGTTTGGAAGAAGCCGAGCAGCAAATTGAGCAGCTGAATGTTAAGAATCTCCATCTGGAGAAGACCAAGCAGCACATCACAACTGAACTCGAGGAATTGCAGATCCAGACGGAGCGCGCCCAGACCCTAGCCAGTACTGctgagaagaaacaaaagaacttcGAAAGAATTATCAGTGAATGGAAGATGAAGGTCGACGATTTGGCTGCCGAGCTCGACGCTTCGCAAAAAGAATGTCGTAACTATTCCACCGAACTCTTCCGTGTCAAGGCTGCCTATGAGGAGAACCTGGAACAGCTAGATGGTGTACGACGTGAGAACAAGAATCTTGCTGATGAGATTAAGGATCTGATGGATCAGATTGGAGAGGGTGGCCGATCCCTGCACGAAATTCAGAAGAACGCTAAACGTGtcgagatagagaaggaggagctgcAGGCTGCCCTGGAAGAGGCTGAGGCCGCcctggagcaggaggagaacaAAGTTCTCCGTAGCCAGCTGGAGCTCAGCCAGGTCAGGCAGGAGATCGACCGCCGCatccaggagaaggaggaagagttcGAGAATACTCG CAAATGTCACCAGCATGCTCTCGACTCCATGCAAGCTTCCCTGGAGGCCGAGGCCAAGGCTAAGGCTGAGGCCCTTCGCCTGAAAAAGAAACTGGAGTCTGATATCAACGAGCTTGAGATCGCCCTTGATCATTCCAACAAAGCCAACGCAGACATGCAGAGACATCTAAAAAAGATACAGGCAGAAATGAAAGACATGCAAGTTCGCCTGGAGGAGGAACAACGACTCGCGTCCGAGCTGCGAGAGCAACTCGGCATTTCTGAACGTCGTACCAACGCCCTGAATGGAGAGCTGGACGAATCCAGATCTCTCCTTGAACAATCTGACCGCGGGCGTCGCCAGGCTGAATCAGACTTGGCCGATGCTAACGAACGCATCAGTCAACTCACTTCCCAAAATGGATCGCTCACCATCGCCAAGAGGAAATTAGAAAACGAGATGCATACGTTGCAG GCTGAAATGGATGAGATGCTGAACGAAACCAAGAACTCCGAGGAGAAGGCCAAGAAGGCCATGGTGGACGCCGCCCGTCTGGCCGATGAACTGCGCGCTGAACAGGAACATGCCCAGAACCAGGAGAAGATGCGCAAGGGTCTCGAGAGCAGCGTGAAGGATATGCAAGTCCGACTGGAGGAGGTAGAGAGCAACGCTATGAAAAGCAGCAAGAAAGCTCTGAGTAAACTTGAAGCTCGAATACACGAGCTAGAAAGTCAACTGGACGATGAAGCTCGCCGCCACTCCGACGCCCAGAAGAACCTGAGGAAGTGCGAGAGGCGCATCAAAGAACTCACCTTCCAGGCCgacgaggacaagaagaacCACGAGAGGATGCAAGACCTTGTCGACAAACTCCAGCAGAAGATCAAGACCTACAAGAGGCAGATCGAGGAGGCTGAGGAGATCGCCGCCCTCAACCTGGCTAAATTCCGCAAGGCCCAGCAGGAACTCGAGGAGTACGCAGAACAGGCATAA